One Natronincola ferrireducens DNA segment encodes these proteins:
- a CDS encoding ABC transporter ATP-binding protein: MKNQKLLEIKDLSIQYITDEGIVRAVENMNLEISRGETLGLVGETGAGKTTTALGIMGLIPNPPGKIIKGSIIFEGENLVGKSPQELRKIRGNKISMIFQDPMTSLNPVMPIGEQIAEVIKLHQRVSAAEAIIKAQEMLKTVGIPNERHKEYPHQFSGGMRQRVVIAIALACNPGLLIADEPTTALDVTIQAQVLNLMKKLKEEFQTSMIMITHDLGIVAEICDKVAIMYAGNVVEYGEKISLFTNRKHPYTIGLFNSIPNIEEDMVSLRPIKGLMPDPTDLPSGCPFHPRCPNVTKVCSQRVPKSIEVAKDHFVSCLLFEK, from the coding sequence ATGAAAAATCAAAAACTACTAGAAATAAAGGATTTAAGTATCCAATATATTACTGATGAAGGTATAGTTCGTGCCGTTGAAAATATGAATTTAGAAATCAGTAGAGGGGAAACTTTAGGCCTTGTGGGTGAAACTGGTGCTGGCAAAACCACCACAGCTTTAGGTATTATGGGGTTAATACCAAATCCACCGGGTAAAATCATCAAGGGATCTATCATTTTTGAAGGTGAAAATCTTGTAGGGAAGTCTCCCCAAGAGCTTAGAAAGATTCGTGGAAATAAAATATCTATGATTTTCCAAGATCCTATGACCTCCCTCAACCCTGTTATGCCAATCGGGGAGCAAATTGCTGAGGTAATTAAGCTTCATCAAAGGGTTAGTGCAGCAGAGGCTATCATTAAGGCACAGGAAATGCTAAAAACTGTTGGCATTCCTAATGAAAGACATAAGGAATATCCCCATCAATTCAGTGGTGGTATGCGCCAAAGGGTGGTTATTGCTATAGCCCTTGCTTGTAATCCAGGACTTTTGATAGCAGATGAACCTACAACTGCTCTGGATGTAACAATACAGGCACAGGTACTGAACTTAATGAAAAAGCTTAAAGAAGAGTTTCAAACCTCCATGATTATGATTACCCATGATTTAGGGATTGTCGCAGAAATATGTGATAAAGTTGCTATTATGTATGCAGGCAATGTGGTGGAATATGGGGAAAAAATCTCTTTATTCACCAATCGAAAGCACCCCTATACTATTGGCTTATTTAATTCTATACCAAATATTGAAGAGGATATGGTGTCCCTTCGGCCTATCAAGGGTCTAATGCCTGATCCTACAGATCTTCCTAGTGGTTGTCCTTTCCATCCTAGATGCCCAAATGTAACAAAGGTCTGTTCTCAAAGAGTACCTAAATCCATTGAAGTGGCCAAAGATCACTTTGTTTCTTGCCTTTTATTCGAAAAGTAA
- a CDS encoding glutathione ABC transporter substrate-binding protein, whose amino-acid sequence MMKKKNLIIFTALLMVITLIVTGCGGKSEDAPVETKPLIIAQRSDAVVLDPHANNDQASSRVMRQIYSTLVNQNEDMELQPGLAESWEAIDELTFEFKLRQGVKFHNGEELTADDVAFTLKRALGSSHVSHIVGAINPDGIVVIDPYTIRIATNEPFAPLLAHLAHTATGILNEKAVTEAGEDYSQYPVGTGPYKLENWVVGETIELVRFEDYYDESNKAKIEKVIFKAIAEDGNRTIELETEGIDIAYDIIATDVDRVANHSDLEMVRDMNLATTYVGFNAGKEPFNDVRVRQAINYAVDMDLIVEVVYLGTGEPSRGPLGGNVWASNQNLKSYGYDVEKAKELMKEAGLEDGFKTTIWTNQNQQRIDIAEILQNQLKDINIEAEVSIMDWGAYLEATAAGEHDMFILGWVTVTGDPDYGLYPLFHSKTHGDAGNRTFYTNERVDELLDLARVNVDPATREAAYMEVQEIVRNEAPWIFTWTGEELTGIRNNVKGFKNHPAGHHELWTVYFE is encoded by the coding sequence ATGATGAAGAAAAAAAACTTGATTATTTTTACAGCCTTGCTAATGGTTATTACATTAATAGTTACTGGGTGTGGTGGTAAATCTGAGGATGCACCTGTAGAAACAAAGCCTCTGATTATTGCCCAACGATCTGATGCAGTAGTATTAGATCCTCATGCAAACAATGATCAAGCATCATCTAGAGTTATGAGACAAATTTATAGTACATTAGTCAATCAAAATGAAGATATGGAATTACAACCTGGCTTGGCTGAAAGCTGGGAGGCAATTGACGAACTAACCTTTGAATTTAAGCTAAGGCAAGGAGTTAAGTTTCATAATGGTGAAGAGCTAACTGCCGATGATGTTGCCTTTACATTAAAAAGAGCCCTGGGCTCCTCCCATGTATCCCATATTGTGGGGGCCATTAACCCAGATGGTATTGTGGTAATTGATCCCTATACCATTAGAATAGCAACTAATGAGCCCTTTGCACCATTACTAGCTCATTTGGCTCATACAGCTACTGGTATCTTAAATGAAAAGGCTGTTACCGAAGCTGGCGAGGATTACAGCCAGTATCCAGTAGGTACTGGTCCCTACAAATTAGAAAATTGGGTTGTTGGAGAAACCATTGAACTCGTTAGATTTGAGGATTACTATGACGAATCCAACAAAGCTAAAATTGAAAAGGTAATCTTTAAAGCTATTGCTGAAGATGGAAATAGAACCATCGAGCTGGAAACTGAAGGTATAGATATCGCTTATGATATCATTGCCACTGATGTAGATAGAGTTGCAAATCATTCTGACTTAGAAATGGTTAGGGATATGAACCTAGCTACTACTTATGTTGGTTTCAACGCTGGAAAAGAACCATTTAATGATGTTAGAGTCCGTCAGGCTATTAATTATGCTGTAGATATGGACCTTATTGTAGAGGTGGTATATCTAGGTACTGGTGAACCATCAAGGGGTCCTCTAGGAGGAAACGTTTGGGCTTCTAATCAAAACCTAAAGTCCTATGGTTATGATGTTGAAAAAGCTAAAGAATTAATGAAGGAAGCGGGATTGGAAGACGGCTTTAAAACAACAATCTGGACCAATCAAAATCAACAGCGGATAGATATCGCTGAAATTTTACAGAATCAATTAAAGGATATCAATATAGAGGCTGAGGTAAGCATTATGGATTGGGGTGCTTATCTAGAGGCTACTGCTGCTGGAGAGCATGATATGTTTATTCTTGGCTGGGTAACAGTTACAGGCGATCCAGATTATGGTCTATATCCTTTGTTCCATTCAAAAACCCATGGGGACGCTGGTAATAGAACCTTCTATACCAACGAACGGGTTGATGAATTGCTGGATTTAGCAAGAGTAAATGTTGACCCTGCTACTAGAGAGGCTGCTTACATGGAGGTACAAGAAATTGTTCGTAATGAAGCTCCTTGGATTTTCACATGGACTGGAGAAGAGCTTACAGGTATTCGAAATAATGTCAAGGGCTTCAAAAACCATCCCGCAGGACATCATGAGCTATGGACTGTATACTTTGAATAA
- a CDS encoding ABC transporter permease encodes MTNIKSTINSKVPQNDMKVVKKKRSQWTEVWRRLKQNKAAMVGLFIIGVLIFSAVFADLIAPEGYDDQDLHRRFIPPGKDHILGTDHLGRDILSRIIYGSRISLQVGFIAVGIAAITGGSLGAIAGYYGRRLDNIIMRIMDVLLAIPSILLAISIVAALGANLVNVMIAVGIASIPSYARIVRASVLTIKDEEFIEAAQAIGANDFRIIIKHILPNAMAPIIVQATLGVAGAILSAAGLSFIGLGIQPPKPEWGAMLSAGRHYIRDHWHIATFPGLAIMITIFGLNLFGDGLRDALDPRLKN; translated from the coding sequence ATGACCAATATAAAGTCAACCATAAATTCAAAGGTACCACAGAATGACATGAAAGTAGTTAAAAAGAAACGAAGCCAATGGACAGAGGTATGGCGAAGATTAAAGCAAAATAAAGCTGCAATGGTTGGTTTATTCATTATTGGTGTCTTAATATTTTCTGCTGTTTTTGCAGACCTTATTGCCCCTGAGGGCTATGATGATCAAGATTTACATAGAAGATTTATTCCTCCTGGCAAAGACCATATTTTAGGTACAGACCACTTAGGGAGAGATATTCTCAGTAGAATTATTTATGGATCAAGAATTTCCCTTCAGGTAGGCTTCATTGCCGTAGGTATTGCTGCTATCACAGGTGGATCTTTAGGAGCTATTGCAGGCTATTATGGTAGAAGATTAGATAATATTATCATGCGAATTATGGATGTTCTACTGGCAATCCCCAGTATCCTATTGGCTATTTCTATCGTAGCTGCCTTAGGAGCAAATTTAGTAAATGTTATGATAGCCGTTGGTATCGCTTCCATCCCCTCCTATGCCCGTATCGTTAGAGCCTCTGTACTAACCATTAAGGATGAGGAATTTATTGAGGCTGCCCAAGCCATTGGTGCTAATGACTTTAGAATTATCATAAAACATATTCTTCCCAATGCTATGGCCCCAATTATTGTACAGGCAACCCTTGGGGTGGCTGGAGCCATACTATCAGCAGCGGGGTTAAGCTTTATTGGTTTGGGTATTCAACCTCCCAAGCCTGAATGGGGAGCTATGTTATCAGCAGGAAGACATTATATTCGTGATCATTGGCACATCGCCACCTTCCCTGGCTTGGCCATCATGATAACTATATTTGGTCTCAACCTTTTTGGAGACGGCTTAAGGGATGCTTTAGACCCTAGATTGAAAAACTAA
- the nikB gene encoding nickel ABC transporter permease, translating to MHRYVLRRLLMLLPVMLGVSFIVFTMMYITPGDPARIMLGESVAPEDVERFREELGLNDPFFIQYGRFVKNLVVHQDIGRSYTSKRPVMDEILSRFPNTLKLATLGIIVAVVLGIPTGIISATRQYSVFDNVSMVAALLGVSMPNFWQGMMLILLFSVHLGWLPPSGFSSYREMILPALTLGTSSAAIITRMTRSSMLEVIRQDYIRTARAKGQVESVVINRHALKNALIPIVTVIGLQFGYLLGGAVLTESIFGISGVGRLMVDSINARNFPVVQGGVLFIALTFSIVNLIVDILYGFLDPRIKSQYK from the coding sequence ATGCATAGATATGTACTTCGGCGTTTGCTTATGCTGCTCCCTGTCATGCTTGGAGTATCCTTTATTGTCTTTACTATGATGTACATTACCCCCGGAGATCCTGCAAGAATTATGCTGGGAGAATCTGTTGCACCAGAGGATGTAGAAAGGTTTAGAGAGGAATTGGGATTAAATGACCCTTTTTTTATTCAGTATGGTAGATTTGTAAAAAATTTAGTGGTTCATCAGGATATAGGCCGCTCTTATACTTCTAAACGTCCAGTTATGGATGAAATTTTAAGTCGTTTTCCTAATACATTAAAATTAGCTACATTAGGTATTATTGTTGCAGTTGTACTAGGTATTCCAACTGGAATTATTTCTGCTACAAGACAGTACTCAGTCTTTGATAATGTTTCGATGGTGGCTGCTTTGTTGGGGGTGTCTATGCCAAATTTCTGGCAAGGTATGATGTTGATTTTGTTGTTTTCTGTTCATTTAGGGTGGCTGCCTCCCTCTGGTTTTTCATCCTATAGAGAAATGATTTTGCCAGCTTTGACCCTAGGAACCAGTTCTGCAGCTATTATTACTCGGATGACCCGTTCCAGTATGCTGGAGGTTATCCGTCAGGATTATATTAGAACTGCTAGAGCAAAGGGACAGGTAGAGTCTGTTGTTATCAATAGACATGCCCTTAAAAACGCACTTATTCCAATAGTAACTGTTATTGGTCTTCAATTTGGATATTTATTAGGAGGCGCAGTGCTCACAGAATCTATTTTTGGCATTTCTGGCGTTGGAAGATTGATGGTTGATTCCATTAATGCAAGAAACTTTCCTGTAGTACAGGGAGGGGTTTTATTTATAGCTTTAACCTTTAGTATTGTCAATCTTATAGTTGATATATTGTATGGATTCCTAGACCCAAGAATAAAGTCCCAATACAAGTAA